The following nucleotide sequence is from Triticum dicoccoides isolate Atlit2015 ecotype Zavitan chromosome 7B, WEW_v2.0, whole genome shotgun sequence.
TCCAGTTCCGTAGTCAGCAGAACCTGCACATTAGTGTTGAAGTTGGTACTGATGGTCCACTGACATGTGACATCTAGGGCACATGTTAGATCTACCGACTAGAAAATAACCAACCAAGCTAGTTCTATGGCATTTCATATTTAAGATATCACGTAGGACACCAAAGAGCAAACAGTAAGTTAGGCTCAAAGTTCAAAAAGCCAGAGACTAGTGGTTGAAACCTTTGTAGAGATAAGATGTTAAGACTCTGAAGGTAGTAACTTCAATGTTCTTTTTTCTTGCAGTAGGCAACTATCCAATAGGCTGATCCACTAGTAAAATGATACTCcccccgtttttatttactctgcgtattaggtttgactgaagtcaaacttcgtaaagtttgatcaagtttatagaaaaaaatataaacatttatcataataaatctatatgACGTGAaaatacattcaataatgaatctaatggtattgattttttattgtatatgttaatatttttgtttataaactttatCAAAGTTTACaaggcttgactttgaccaaatctaatatgcggactaAATTGAAACTAATATATTTGACCAAAGTTAATatttttgttattgtatatgttaatatattTGACCAAAACTAATATGCGGACTTTGACCAAAGTTTACAAGGTAATGCTAAAGCTAATATACGTCTCAACGATGTAATTTCAGTTCTTCATCTAGACAGATTCATAATGACTTGAGAGATTCACCACCAGAAGAAGAAATACCAAAATGTTATTCACGCATTACATTTCACGATAGTACTCTAACCCCTTACCCCCTTCCCATGCAGAAAGCATAAAAGAACGAGAAGGTGATAGCATCAGCGACATGACTAAACGTACCTCTCCTCGATGAGCTGACAAGTTCATTGTTCTGACATTCGAGAGGCTGTGAAAAATACGTTTGCCACCATAAACTACAATATCACCGCTTCCATGATGCTCACGATCCCTTGCATGCTCATCAGCAACTGCACAGCTATCATCATCAGATTGAGATTGAGATTCATTGATGTCAGAGTCCTCAGCATCAGTATATGTGTCGCCATCGTTCTCATCATCCTGTACTGACCATGGGCGAGCATGTTGCAAGCAAGCGTCATCAAGCATGATAGTGGCCGTCACTAGTGACCCCGAGTTCTCGATCTGAGGAACAAAACTGCGAGGTCTGATGCATCGCAGGGCTGCAAGGTTCGAAGCGTCAACCGTGAGGCCGTTAAAGATTCCACAGTTGACCATAGTCAAACGCTTGAGTGAGGTTGATCGAATCTCCGAGGCAAATATGAGAGCTTTCCTGAGCTCTAGTTCTTCCAAAGAAGTACACCTAGAACGGAGCCCCGAGAGGGAGCGGCTGTGCAAGGACACGTTGGCGAGCTGCAAGATGTTGAGGTTGCCAGAAAGGAAGACCGTGCAATCCAGCTTGAGGATTGGGCGGTGATGCTTGGCGGAGAGCTGGATAGCTGTGGCATTGCGCCTGAGAGCATGAACGATCCACGTGTTGGCGTCGTCGTGGTTCCAGTGCAGCCGGAGCGTGTTCAACGGCTTGCGGTCCCGCCGGAGAAGCAGGTGCTTGACGAACTCGGCGTACCAATCCTGGTCAACGCGGCGGGAGCAGGCGCACAGCCAGCGGATGTCGAGGCACGGCGCGGAGGCCCAGGTGCGGCGCCACCGCCTCGAGAGCGCGCTCGTGCGGACCACCTCCCACGCCTTCATGTAGGAGAAGACGTGGTGGCACAGGTCGTCCGTGAGGTCGCTGATGCGGTCGCGTCCACCGCCTCCCGCGCCGGTGGCCCCCGCTGCCGCGTCGTGCGGCGGCCCCCGCCCCGCGCCCGCCTGAAGCATTTTCTCGAACAGGTTGCCTGCACGCACAACGACGATCAGCATCAAACCACACGGGAAGCGAAAATCTTGGCAAACGCGCAGCAAGAAACCAAGAAGAGCTAGCGATGCTGCACTGCGACGAACGGGCTCGAGATCGGAACAACAACTCGTTCGGATTATGGTCCCTCGCATGGCCAGCAGCGGAAGGGAGGAGAAGAACTTACGGCTGGTTGAGGCTGGCTGGATGAAATCGGGCGATGGGCGGGCGTTCTCGGCTCTCGCTGCTTCTGCTTCGGGTGCACGCAGGTCGGGAAATGCAAAAGTGGGACGATAATCGGGCTGGTAAAAGAGTGAAGGGGTATTTAAAGGGGGGCAACATAAAAAAGAGATCGTAATAATTCCTCTTATCTAAATTAATTGACGCAACCTCTATACAAAAGAAGCAACATTGTATAGAGGCTGCGTCTATTAATTCAGAGGGAGTAACATATGTTTCGTCCAACTTTTAATGCAGTAGTATATTTCACGAAAATACCAAATAGAGGCCGAGCTCTATAAATGTGGAAAACTTCAAAACTCAGACTCAAGCACATCATTGATCAGAAAACCAGCATACTTAGAAGCAACATAGAAGAATCGTGAGTTATTTACTCAAAACCATCACACTTGAGGCTAGGGTCACAACTTGATGCCACATTTGTTTCAGGGCACAAAAAACCACCAACTCTGTGCCTAACCAGTAACGCGGAGCACTAATCGTCGAGATTGCTCCAGAAAACAGCGAACCCGACAAGTAGGGCCTGCATGTCAGGCTGACATGGCGAAGACCAAAAAGTTTGACCGACTGATGTGGCAAATAAGACGCGGAACCCACCTGTCTATGAGTAAACGGCCATCTTCTTCCCATCTCTATTTctatggggcatttcatcaaacaactTCTGGGCGGCCGTTGGGGAGCTTTTTCTTGCAGGCATGGGGATGAGCTTGACGCGGCCAGAGCATGGGGAAGAGTGTCGTGACCAAGGGAGGCCCACGAGGCCGAGGAAGGTCATTGGGGTGCCGAGGACGGTCAGATTCGAGGCCACAGAGCTCGCCAACGGCTGTCAGAGCATGGCGTGGCGGGCGAGTGCACTCGAGGTCGGAGAGGTCGAAGGGGGAATGTCCAGGAGCTCAGCAGAGATGTCTCACAGCATACCAGGAGAACGGAAGTGGCCGGGGTGCGGTAGAgccgacgaatttgaaggtgacgcggcggcggccgaaccggAGTAAGACAACGAACTCGTCCCCGTCGGACCTCCTACGTTCTATTTACGTGTCTGTTCGAAGTAGCGCATCGAGTCGAGGTTTTAAGGCAACGAGGCGGGGCTGTTTGTGGTCGTTCGCCATGGTGGCTGATGACTCGTGGCCATGGCAGCGCTCTGTGCGCGAGCTTGAGCGGCAACAAAGAATAGGGAGGAAGAGAGAGGCGGCGTTGGAGGGAGGAGAGCCTAGCCTTTGGAGGGGATTAGCTAGGTTCCCGGGGCTTGGCTGAATCAGCGCGGGCGGCGCCATGGGTGGATCGGCACGGGCGCGGCGTGCATAGATAGCTGCAATGCACCAGATTTGGCTGTCCACTGGCGGCGGGGAGGAGTGCATGGAGGGGGAGGTAACCNNNNNNNNNNNNNNNNNNNNNNNNNNNNNNNNNNNNNNNNNNNNNNNNNNNNNNNNNNNNNNNNNNNNNNNNNNNNNNNNNNNNNNNNNNNNNNNNNNNNNNNNNNNNNNNNNNNNNNNNNNNNNNNNNNNNNNNNNNNNNNNNNNNNNNNNNNNNNNNNNNNNNNNNNNNNNNNNNNNNNNNNNNNNNNNNNNNNNNNNNNNNNNNNNNNNNNNNNNNNNNNNNNNNNNNNNNNNNNNNNNNNNNNNNNNNNNNNNNNNNNNNNNNNNNNNNNNNNNNNNNNNNNNNNNNNNNNNNNNNNNNNNNNNNNNNNNNNNNNNNNNNNNNNNNNNNNNNNNNNNNNNNNNNNNNNNNNNNNNNNNNNNNNNNNNNNNNNNNNNNNNNNNNNNNNNNNNNNNNNNNNNNNNNNNNNNNNCTCTGTGCGTCCCTTAGCCGGAGGATGAAGAAGGGATTGGAGAAAACACTTCAGTCATTGACAGGTGGGACCTTGGTCCAACTCAGCATATTGTCCACATAAACATGCCACGTCAGCCTGACATGCGGGCCCTACTTGTCGGTTTGGCTGTTTTGGCAACCAAATCCGAGCATCAGTGCTCTGCGTTACTAATTAGTCGCATAGTTGGTGATTTTTTGTGCCCCGACACAAATGTGGTACCAAGTTATTACCCTATCCTCAAGTGTgatggttttgggtaaataactcaaGCATCGTAGATAGTTAGACCTTTGTAACAAAGTCATCACTATGCCGCTAAGATAAAAGAGATTGCAAAATGCTTGGAGAAAAATgtactaagagcatctacagccggacttggcaaatctGGACCCTCAAACGCCAGCGGACGCGTCCGGGGGCGTCCGTGGGCACTGACCGGGCACCCCTCAAAAAAATGTAATTTACATCTGGACACCTCAATTACCATATCTCAAATTAATACAAACACATGCAACTACGTCGACGCACACGCATCGTCCAACTACTCTATCACACTACACTAAACATGCTATCGGactaccaaaatttggcatgtttggctatggtggagttcatccacggctgccCTTTTGCCCTTCCCGACGCCCTTGTCGTCCTTATCACGGAAGTACCGGTCGAAGACGCAGTACAAATCGAGCCGAGTCTGCTCGTCGTCGGAGCTGCCCTCGACATCGCTGTCCTCCTTTGGTGGCAGTCCGGCCATGGCACGGACCGCCTGATTCTGCTCTCGGGCGAGGGCGGCGTGTCCCTCCGCTGCCGTTTCTTCATAATGCGGGCGCGGATGGGATTGCTTCCTCCTCTACGGCCACCCGTGCTGCCGCCATTTCCATCGTGATATGGGCCTCGgcggcccttatcctctccttcccatgGTGGGCCGCCCGTTCCTGGTGGGACTCATAGTCTGCCTGACCGGTGATGGGGAAGGAGAGGTGTTCCGGCTGCCAGGACCGCGAGGATCCAGCACCAGAGGACCCGAGGCCCGGTGAGTCGATGCTATGGCGTTGTGGCGGATGAATCCGTTAGTCGGTCAGGCGCTGTCCTCCCGGGAGCGGCGAAATGCAATGCGGTCTGTcattgcctcctccaacccacACAGAATGACACCCCAGTGGACGGATCCGGACTAGTCGGAGCCCgatccgctgcccgccatgccggAGATAGCGCTGGAGATGAGTTTGGGTGGCGGAGGGGAGGGGAGTGGAGCAaagtggctagggtttgctctGGCGAGCGAATGAGGCCGAATATAAgtggggtcgggtgggccagcATGGCCGGGTCCGACAcggcgggcgtgcccgggcgccccaTATCTACCCCATACTTGGGCTGGATATGGGCGGTGTTGGTCAGCTCGGGCGTTTGAGGCCTGTTTGAGGCGTCTGTCTAGGTGGAAAAAACGTGACCAGTTAGTGACCGGGCGGTAGAAAGTTAGAGAACGTATAGTACCTTAACTTTCCTTCTTTCTAACACACGTCTCGTTAGCCCACCCTGAGCTCCGCGGTCGCGCGGAGACGGAGCGCCGCCGGACGCTTCCCTGCTCCCGCGTCCTGCACTTCGCTCGCTTTGCTACTGTTGgaattgtgtcgaatatagtgcataaggtaggttatagttggactatgagttgtattgtgtttacataggatgtggagtcgtgtcctagtaggacacttgtatcctaagcctctcatatatagcggggtagacacacgatgtaacctatgccaacataatagcacaggcgcgcaagggggagccggcggcgtgtgccggcgcccgggtggccgatgtgcggtattgtgacggtgtcatggggaggagcaccATAGTCAGGcctcggggatgtagccatatcggtgaacctcgttaacaaatcttggtgtcgtgctcgtgtaattgcttggtcctcggatgatcaacatTATGCCTTGGATTTATTctcacaagtggtatcatgagcttgcTTGTTCGGAGGCCATGAATTGTTGATTCAGAGAAAGTATCAAGTTCGAGATGCAGCCAGATGCGGTGTGGTTCTCGACAAGATTAAAAAAGAGGTAATCGGAAGCCTACGGAGTTCTCAGCAAGATCGAAAGCAGCAGTTGCAGCAGGCATCGGATCGGCAGAAGGCTTGCATGCGCGTTGCAGCAGCAAGGACGTGCGGCGGTCGATCAGGATCGATCAGGCAAGCAGACACACGCGCGTGGCATGCCTTTATCTGAAGCCGAAGTGCACGCGGTGTGGGCTGGCCCAACGAGGCTAGTTGGTGCGTGGACGTGTTGTGCTGGTGGACCAGGCGCGGAAGGTCTGTGATGCAGGTTCGATTGATATACTCGAGGAGATTTGTTTTGACAAAAAAAGACCGAGTCCGAATGGTAGATGTGCACCATCAAGGTAGCCTAAGCAGATCCAAGGAAAATCCATCAGAAGGACAAAGCAAGCTAGCATTGGGATTGAGCCAGGAGCTACACCACGTGAAATTGCTACTACTACTGGGAGGCGAGCACATAGGTTTGCTTCGTGTACTTTGGCATCGTGGAAGGAAGCTCAGTTGTTTTTTCACAGGGTTAGTCGTACGAAGAATCTGGCGCCAATGGTatcaggtttgaggtggagaagtttgaCATAACTCAAAACCTTGGGCTATGACGGACAAGGGTGAAAATTTGCTGGCACAACaaggatgcttgaaggcgttgcagGATGTCAAGCCAGTTAAGATGGACGATGAGGGTTGTGAGGAGTTGCAGATGGTTGCAGTCAAGAATGTTCGGCTTAGGTCAGACACAAAGGGCAGTTGGCCTGGACAGTCTGACGGATCAACGCAAGTTGGTTGGTACAGAAGATGGTGGTGGATCGGCGACAGTGACattggagcgtgatgctgatggtgaccgacttctggggtgTGGAAACATGTGGCGTAGGCCTGATGGCTTGTGTGGCtttgacaagactatggcgcggggttgattcaagacggtgtgcacatgagagcttgaagtcAACGAGGCGCGAGGGTGgattgatcatctaccatggagtcatgttgaaggtggagctggagtcaggaagacttcactcggtgctgattgaggggctacggcgtaagtcgaCAGAGAGTCGGAGCCTATTTCAGTGGGGAAAAAGCGAGAGGCACGCAGTTCGGACTGGAgctcagtggtctgatggaagcgtgaaactcatcATCGGTCGATGATGATCGATGGTACTTTGCGATGAGGGTTGAGTGGTGTAGgtttgcgacccttgagactcgaacgggacagcggaggctcgacgtggtaatcgcggcgaggcgtgcggtatgcatggggcatggagacgggccagggcattggtggtcatacatgtggtgagacaactgcgaatttgactcggggtgagtacaagcaacggtgaaattcctttaagtttcagacaggcggtcaagaaaggagcggtgatgttaagTTTCACACAGGCGGTCAAGAAACAAGCGACCtcttttgtcgtccgctagcggacggcaaagaatctgACCTAGCCATGCCATGCCCTGTGGGCCCCAcctggctctttgtcgtctgctagccgaCGACAAAGAAGCAGCTGACGACAAATAGCATTTTTGCCATCTGCACTTTCTTTCCGCCCGCTTTgtgaaagcggacgacaaagagcctctttgccgctggcagacggcaaagatgcggCGGATGGCaaaatgccagattccagtagttccgtggaattgtcacggcagatgtcctagtgtgagaacttagtcgtgaggccaacgcatctatgtggtagcttgataggggttgagcggaatcgagaaaaCGCAACACAaaacaaagatttagacagcttcgggccccaggaaacatcatccggtaacaaccctacatgctgtttgtggctaggtctcattatcatcacgagggagtcgccgtaaaccggatctcccagttatgtctaacccttaagattctctctccccctcttggggtgccctgcccctccttatatatattgaaggggcgggttacatgtagagtccaactcggattaagacttaaactattctgacttctcttcatgggcttcttaacgtcttgggcttcataacgtctcggtcttcataacccctggcaaccgagttatcactgtctgccgggttatgactggtgccggtttatgatggtctgctGGTTTATGATGGTCTGTCGGGTCATGACTTCCTGCTGGTTTATGATTGTCTAccgagttatcatctgacttaactccttccgggttatcatctgacttaactcctgccgggttatcatctgacttaactcctgtcgggttatcatctgacttaacttctgccgggttatcatctgacttaactcctgccgggttatcatctgacttactcctgccgggttatcatcttcggccgggtcataccgcggggtatatccccgacattagcccccaatttaatttggatttatccatgttaaactgatcttgatcctccttaagtccttgtcatttccttcttctagaaaatcctggTCAATAggccatcttcataatcaatttgctgacattggtttgtcacagaagaataattcatttgactcagctcccaatgcttgacagaaatattggtccttgaaatactcatctgatcatcAGTCGGTTTAAGGATGTAGAActggccggtttatcattgccaagattgctggtttataaatattgatagcaccgggtcataattgtagttaacatcaggcttgaaaatatacctcttatatgcctattacttgtagcccccaagtcttcagaaggTAACGTAGTAACAACTTAAgatttgcttcaatatgaatgtcacaagattgaagaaatccaggttgttcatctcaatcaccagtcagaactgagtattccacatatgtagcccccaagtgccgggttgttatgcttgcagcaacctgggacttgtatttgcctgatgctcataaaaacttcaaccggtgtagcctccaagggccgggtcattatgcaataatgagcagggactttgtaaatatagtcatgtaaactttgaacaacaacgtgtatctcccaagggccgactcagtaagataatattgagctgggacacttcaatgaaaataacatcatatgatgtaacccccatcatggggcttgaatccacgtccacaaggttaagagccttgtgctttaccaactgagcagtggacccttcaatataatggactaaaagctttgtaccttgaattgttgataggagcaattggtagcccccaagggccaactcATTACGATGTgaggagtcgggtcttcaataaggtgagcaaacaatgactttgcattagcccccaagtgtcatggtgcatgcttgcagcgacatgagacctatgtatttgatgtaatctcaacttaaataatgtagcccccaggtgccgggttgtaagcctgcagcgactcgggactgttCCTTCccttgtagaataaattatatccactgttaaaataatagccattgcgctgaagcgacttggaaacctcaatcataatattggttattaataaccataataaaaatccagccatgttggctattaaagatttgaataatataacctggtttgaaaacTGATTCCTGCCATATAAATCGGTATATCCGTAgacatatgatacatgctatgatgatgtaatgatgatgcaatatatgatgcaatatatgatgatgtatgtgtatgatcaagagggtttaagttatggttcggatacgaccagagcccccaagtagtcataattgtggcattgtgacgatcaagaggtgtagctatggttcgaatacgaccaagcccccaagtgatttccctggtgccc
It contains:
- the LOC119340601 gene encoding F-box/FBD/LRR-repeat protein At5g22660-like, which gives rise to MRGTIIRTSCCSDLEPVRRSAASLALLGFLLRVCQDFRFPCGLMLIVVVRAGNLFEKMLQAGAGRGPPHDAAAGATGAGGGGRDRISDLTDDLCHHVFSYMKAWEVVRTSALSRRWRRTWASAPCLDIRWLCACSRRVDQDWYAEFVKHLLLRRDRKPLNTLRLHWNHDDANTWIVHALRRNATAIQLSAKHHRPILKLDCTVFLSGNLNILQLANVSLHSRSLSGLRSRCTSLEELELRKALIFASEIRSTSLKRLTMVNCGIFNGLTVDASNLAALRCIRPRSFVPQIENSGSLVTATIMLDDACLQHARPWSVQDDENDGDTYTDAEDSDINESQSQSDDDSCAVADEHARDREHHGSGDIVVYGGKRIFHSLSNVRTMNLSAHRGEVLLTTELENCPVFENLRTLSLGEWCIDSEFNALSTMLEKSPNLENLFVHLEKACNSRDNSNPSETSCTYNNLKVKISYSGDGMIARQLEDFFRTNNGSWEKRKAQGKAAESSAKQRRIRSPEGGQGGGN